One Deltaproteobacteria bacterium DNA segment encodes these proteins:
- the yfcD gene encoding NUDIX hydrolase YfcD — translation MDPGDEIIAIVDEDNRVVGSAPRREMRARRLPHRSTYILVFNSAGEVYVQKRTLTKDVFPGYYDPAAGGVVLAGESYLDGAKRELEEEMGIRDVPLESLFEFYHADDHSRVWGAAYRCVYDGPVTLQEEEVESGSFMPVDAVFEAAAIQPFTPDGLYVLRRYTESVRD, via the coding sequence GTGGATCCGGGCGATGAAATCATAGCCATCGTGGACGAGGACAACCGTGTCGTGGGGTCCGCGCCGCGGCGGGAGATGCGCGCGCGGCGGCTGCCGCACCGGAGTACCTACATCCTGGTCTTCAACTCAGCCGGCGAAGTCTATGTGCAGAAACGCACCCTGACCAAGGACGTGTTCCCTGGATACTACGATCCCGCGGCCGGCGGCGTGGTGCTGGCGGGCGAGAGCTACCTCGATGGGGCGAAGCGCGAGCTCGAGGAAGAAATGGGCATCCGTGACGTCCCGCTGGAGAGCCTGTTCGAGTTCTACCATGCCGACGACCACAGCCGTGTCTGGGGCGCGGCCTACCGTTGCGTCTACGACGGACCGGTGACCCTCCAGGAGGAAGAAGTAGAGAGCGGCTCGTTCATGCCCGTGGACGCGGTCTTCGAGGCCGCGGCGATCCAGCCCTTCACGCCGGACGGCCTGTACGTGCTGCGGCGCTACACGGAATCGGTCCGCGACTGA
- the metG gene encoding methionine--tRNA ligase has translation MDRIYFTTPIYYVNAQPHLGHTYTTIIADTLKRYHRMRGRDVFFLTGTDEHGDKIAQAAAADDIDPKAYADRISGLFRSTWDTCGIAYDYFIRTTDDYHKATVSRILQHIYDAGDIYFGEYGGYYCYGCERFYTEKELQDGKCPDHQTEAAFIEEKNYFFRMGKYQDRLLDQLEKDPDFVTPSSYRAEVLSLLREPLEDLCISRPKSRLQWGIPLPFDQDYVTYVWFDALINYVSALEHKGAGSFDAYWPCCNHIIAKDILKPHAIYWPTMLMAAGLPLYHRLNVHGYWIMDKGKMSKSLGNVIRPLDMKERYGMDAFRYYLLREMVFGQDAAFSMDAFINRVNADLANNFGNLVSRVLAMQKRYFGGVVQPMGDGERAEDRELKEAFQEAAESVDRYMEDMAFHRALESIFAALDRTNQYIVQTAPFTLVKDPDQKPRVGEILHNVLESVRLTGELLSPFLPETGAAVRELLGLPATDGLRTEWGGSFPEGHAVQAPRILFPRIEETEDDGE, from the coding sequence ATGGACCGGATATACTTCACCACGCCGATCTACTATGTGAACGCCCAGCCGCACCTCGGGCACACGTACACGACCATTATCGCGGACACGCTGAAGCGCTACCACCGGATGCGCGGCCGGGACGTGTTCTTCCTCACCGGCACCGACGAACACGGCGACAAGATCGCCCAGGCGGCGGCCGCGGACGACATCGACCCCAAGGCCTACGCGGACCGGATCAGCGGGCTGTTCCGCTCCACCTGGGACACCTGCGGAATCGCCTACGACTACTTCATCCGCACCACCGACGACTACCACAAGGCCACGGTGAGCCGGATCCTCCAGCACATCTACGACGCCGGCGACATCTACTTCGGGGAGTACGGCGGGTACTACTGCTACGGCTGCGAGCGTTTCTACACCGAGAAGGAGTTGCAGGACGGCAAGTGTCCGGACCACCAGACCGAGGCCGCCTTCATCGAGGAGAAGAACTACTTCTTCCGCATGGGCAAGTACCAGGACCGGCTGCTCGATCAGCTCGAGAAGGACCCCGATTTCGTGACGCCGTCGAGCTACCGCGCGGAGGTGCTGTCGCTCTTGCGCGAGCCCCTGGAAGACCTGTGCATCTCCCGGCCCAAGAGCCGGCTGCAATGGGGCATCCCGTTGCCCTTCGACCAGGACTACGTCACCTACGTGTGGTTCGACGCGCTCATCAACTACGTGAGCGCGCTGGAACACAAGGGCGCGGGGTCCTTCGACGCCTACTGGCCCTGCTGCAACCACATCATCGCCAAGGACATCCTCAAGCCTCACGCCATCTACTGGCCCACCATGCTCATGGCCGCGGGCCTGCCGCTCTACCACCGGCTCAACGTGCACGGCTACTGGATCATGGACAAGGGCAAGATGTCCAAGAGTCTGGGCAACGTCATCCGCCCGCTCGACATGAAGGAGCGCTACGGCATGGACGCGTTCCGCTACTACCTGCTGCGGGAGATGGTGTTCGGCCAGGACGCCGCCTTCTCGATGGACGCGTTCATCAACCGGGTCAACGCCGATCTCGCCAACAACTTCGGCAACCTGGTGAGCCGCGTTCTCGCCATGCAGAAACGCTACTTCGGCGGGGTGGTCCAGCCCATGGGCGACGGCGAACGTGCCGAGGACCGGGAGCTCAAGGAGGCCTTCCAGGAAGCGGCCGAGAGCGTAGACCGGTACATGGAGGACATGGCTTTCCACCGGGCACTGGAATCGATCTTCGCCGCCCTGGACCGCACCAACCAGTACATCGTGCAGACCGCGCCCTTCACCCTGGTCAAGGACCCCGACCAGAAGCCGCGCGTGGGCGAGATCCTGCACAACGTACTGGAGAGCGTGCGCCTCACCGGCGAGTTGCTGAGCCCGTTCCTGCCCGAGACCGGCGCGGCGGTACGGGAACTCCTGGGGTTACCCGCCACCGACGGCCTCCGCACCGAGTGGGGCGGCTCGTTCCCCGAGGGGCACGCGGTGCAGGCGCCGCGGATACTGTTTCCGAGGATCGAGGAAACGGAGGACGACGGAGAGTGA
- a CDS encoding DUF1772 domain-containing protein: MRVLLKPMAVLSVLFSGAIFGFFFAWVCSTMWGLDAADPNVAIAAMQAMNASVRNAVFAPAFFGTPFVLLATALIAWVTGESRAAWLFGAAGMLYLVGGMILTMTVHVPMNEALAQVETPLEPARAREVWQGYSIPWQRWNTARAAISGITLLLAGLGILRCADSTSRVP; this comes from the coding sequence ATGCGCGTTCTGTTGAAACCGATGGCGGTTCTGTCCGTGTTGTTTTCGGGCGCCATTTTCGGCTTCTTCTTTGCCTGGGTCTGTTCGACCATGTGGGGGCTCGACGCGGCCGATCCCAACGTCGCCATCGCCGCCATGCAGGCCATGAACGCGAGCGTACGTAACGCCGTCTTTGCGCCGGCCTTCTTCGGCACGCCCTTCGTCCTGCTCGCCACCGCGCTGATCGCATGGGTGACCGGAGAGAGCCGCGCCGCGTGGCTCTTCGGCGCCGCCGGTATGCTCTATCTCGTTGGAGGCATGATCCTGACCATGACGGTCCACGTCCCGATGAACGAAGCGCTCGCCCAGGTGGAAACCCCGTTGGAGCCGGCCCGCGCGCGGGAAGTGTGGCAGGGCTACTCCATCCCGTGGCAGCGTTGGAACACGGCCCGCGCGGCTATCTCGGGTATCACTCTGCTGCTCGCGGGCCTGGGCATCCTGAGGTGCGCCGACTCAACGTCGCGGGTTCCTTAA
- the tmk gene encoding dTMP kinase — MLRFLTIEGGDGSGKSRQIRLLDEYLGARQVPRLMTREPGDTPLGKELRRLLLERGPRLLSREAELFMILADRAQHVREVVRPALEQGKLVVSDRFTDSTLAYQGYGRGMDLDLLRRLNHEATGGTMPELTIVLDCPVEVALARAAERADPRAAREDRFEAEGTAFQRRVRDGFLKLAEADPERYRVVHSEGPVETTQEQVRRIVAEWLDGYAAASG; from the coding sequence ATGCTGCGTTTTTTGACCATCGAGGGCGGCGACGGATCGGGGAAAAGCCGTCAAATCCGGCTGCTCGACGAGTATCTGGGCGCGCGGCAAGTACCGCGGCTGATGACCCGGGAGCCGGGCGACACGCCGCTGGGCAAGGAGTTGCGCAGGCTCCTGCTGGAGCGCGGCCCGCGGCTGCTTTCCCGGGAGGCCGAGCTGTTCATGATACTGGCCGACCGGGCGCAGCACGTCCGGGAGGTGGTCCGGCCCGCCCTGGAACAGGGCAAGCTGGTGGTGTCCGACCGTTTCACCGATTCCACCCTGGCCTACCAGGGTTACGGGCGGGGCATGGACCTGGACCTGCTGCGGCGGTTGAACCACGAGGCGACGGGCGGGACGATGCCCGAGCTGACGATCGTGCTGGACTGCCCCGTGGAGGTGGCGCTGGCACGGGCGGCCGAGCGGGCGGACCCGCGGGCGGCGCGCGAAGACCGGTTCGAGGCCGAGGGCACCGCCTTCCAGCGCCGGGTACGCGACGGGTTCCTCAAGCTGGCCGAGGCGGATCCGGAGCGCTATCGGGTTGTGCATTCGGAAGGCCCGGTCGAGACAACCCAGGAACAGGTGCGGCGCATCGTAGCGGAATGGCTTGACGGGTACGCGGCGGCCAGCGGGTAA
- the holB gene encoding DNA polymerase III subunit delta', whose translation MLLGFHDIIGHEGQIALLRRAVERDRLHHAYLFVGPEGTGKRTVATALTAAVQCSAGTGDACGDCSACRAVEHDNHPDVHWLAPRKGKRDITIEQVRELQQQLALHRFNGKKKVAVIDPLTLMNLHAQNALLKTLEEPPDHSLLILIAESTGGVLPTVLSRCLRLPFFPLTVEQVAAIVARREGLSEDRAMLLASLSYGSLGKALAGEDEALLEQRRECFRRLAGLSPDDARGISELAEEMGKDREQALRFLDWVRGWLRDIMVLQVTGSAATVCNRDLLEPLQRAAGARRVQDSTAAMAEIDNATRSINRNFNRRMVLEGFIPGILSQE comes from the coding sequence ATGCTGCTTGGCTTCCATGATATCATCGGCCACGAAGGGCAGATCGCGTTGCTGCGGCGCGCCGTCGAACGGGACCGGCTGCACCATGCCTACCTGTTCGTCGGCCCGGAAGGGACGGGGAAGCGCACCGTCGCCACGGCCCTGACGGCGGCGGTTCAGTGTTCCGCCGGCACCGGCGATGCCTGCGGGGACTGCTCGGCCTGCCGGGCCGTCGAGCACGACAACCACCCGGACGTGCACTGGCTGGCGCCGCGCAAGGGCAAGCGCGACATCACCATCGAGCAGGTGCGGGAGCTGCAGCAACAGTTGGCGCTGCACCGCTTCAACGGCAAGAAGAAGGTCGCCGTCATCGACCCGTTGACGCTCATGAACCTGCACGCCCAGAACGCGCTGCTCAAGACGCTGGAGGAGCCGCCGGACCATTCGCTGCTGATCCTCATCGCCGAGAGCACCGGCGGCGTGCTGCCCACGGTGCTGTCGCGCTGCCTGCGGCTGCCCTTCTTTCCCCTGACGGTGGAGCAGGTGGCGGCCATCGTGGCGCGGCGCGAGGGGCTTTCCGAGGACCGGGCGATGTTGCTGGCCAGTCTCAGCTACGGGAGCCTCGGCAAGGCGCTGGCGGGAGAGGACGAGGCGCTCCTGGAACAGCGCCGGGAGTGCTTCCGCCGGCTGGCGGGCCTCTCACCGGACGACGCGCGCGGCATCTCGGAGCTGGCCGAGGAGATGGGCAAGGACCGGGAGCAGGCCCTGCGTTTCCTGGACTGGGTGCGGGGGTGGCTGCGGGACATCATGGTGCTGCAGGTCACGGGCTCGGCCGCCACCGTGTGCAACCGGGACCTGCTGGAGCCGCTCCAGAGGGCCGCCGGCGCCCGGCGCGTGCAGGACTCCACCGCCGCCATGGCCGAGATCGACAACGCGACCCGGTCGATTAACCGGAACTTCAACCGGCGCATGGTGCTGGAGGGCTTCATTCCCGGTATCTTGAGCCAAGAATAG
- a CDS encoding Mrp/NBP35 family ATP-binding protein — MSSATHESVLAALGTVQDPELHKDIVTLGMVKDLAVDGGKVSLTVELTTPACPLKDKIQGDVEQALAPLGVSEVALEFGAQVRGSKSGAGTTDLLPSVKNIVLVASGKGGVGKSTVAANLAVALKMHGAAVGLLDADIYGPSVPILMGVNKEPDKVEVDGGFKLAPPVAHGVPVMSIGFFLERDQAVIWRGPMLGKALQQLMSDVQWGELDYLVVDMPPGTGDVQITFSQQLKCSGAVLVATPQDVALADVVRAKSMFDKVQIPIVGMVENMSYFVCDGCGKQHEIFSRGGARRAADKFGVPFLGEIPLVPAIREWGDKGTPILAQEPDSPTSQAFLEVAARLAGQLSIASEAAEQAPSLSIVTT; from the coding sequence ATGTCCAGCGCCACCCACGAATCCGTTCTCGCGGCCCTGGGGACCGTCCAGGACCCGGAGCTGCACAAGGACATCGTCACCCTCGGCATGGTGAAGGACCTCGCGGTGGACGGCGGCAAGGTGTCGCTGACGGTGGAGCTGACCACCCCGGCGTGCCCGCTCAAGGACAAGATCCAGGGCGACGTGGAGCAGGCCCTGGCGCCCCTGGGGGTGTCGGAGGTGGCCCTGGAGTTCGGCGCCCAGGTGCGCGGCAGCAAGTCCGGCGCCGGCACCACCGACCTTTTGCCGAGTGTCAAGAACATCGTGCTGGTGGCCTCGGGCAAGGGCGGCGTGGGCAAGTCCACGGTGGCGGCCAACCTGGCGGTGGCGCTCAAGATGCACGGCGCCGCCGTAGGGCTGCTGGACGCGGACATTTACGGGCCGTCCGTGCCCATCCTCATGGGCGTCAACAAGGAACCGGACAAGGTGGAGGTGGACGGCGGCTTCAAGCTGGCGCCGCCGGTGGCCCATGGCGTTCCGGTGATGTCCATCGGCTTCTTTCTGGAGAGGGACCAGGCGGTGATCTGGCGCGGCCCCATGCTCGGCAAGGCGCTGCAGCAGCTCATGTCCGACGTGCAGTGGGGCGAGCTCGACTACCTGGTGGTGGACATGCCGCCGGGAACCGGCGACGTGCAGATCACTTTCTCGCAGCAGCTCAAGTGCAGCGGCGCGGTGCTGGTGGCGACGCCCCAGGACGTGGCCCTGGCCGACGTGGTGCGCGCCAAGTCCATGTTCGACAAGGTCCAGATCCCCATCGTCGGGATGGTGGAGAACATGAGCTACTTCGTGTGCGATGGCTGCGGCAAGCAGCACGAGATCTTTTCGCGCGGCGGCGCGCGGCGGGCCGCCGACAAGTTCGGCGTGCCGTTTCTGGGCGAGATTCCCTTGGTGCCCGCGATCCGCGAGTGGGGCGACAAGGGCACGCCGATCCTGGCGCAGGAGCCCGACTCGCCCACCAGCCAGGCGTTTCTCGAGGTGGCCGCGCGCCTGGCCGGCCAGCTCTCCATCGCGTCGGAGGCCGC
- a CDS encoding TatD family hydrolase, which produces MIDTHCHIQTEEFDEDRDAVLERAAEAGVDTLIVVGGAGDLSTNDKAVRLAEKHAGLYATVGMHPHDAKDVAAEDMARLRDLSRHPKVVAIGETGLDFHYDHSPRQVQRDMFERFAALAVETGLPIVVHNRESDREVAETIRGRGGGALHGVIHCFTSDAAAARTFLDLGFYLSFSGIVTFKNADGLRDVARQVPTDRLLIETDAPFLAPVPRRGRRNEPAYVRFVAETLAQVRGVGVDEIADAVSRNARMLFALPADETAEGHAVHAATE; this is translated from the coding sequence GTGATCGACACCCACTGCCACATCCAGACCGAGGAGTTCGACGAGGACCGGGACGCGGTGCTGGAGCGTGCCGCGGAGGCGGGCGTCGACACCCTGATCGTGGTTGGCGGCGCCGGCGACCTCTCCACCAACGACAAGGCGGTGCGCTTGGCCGAAAAGCACGCGGGTCTCTATGCCACCGTGGGCATGCACCCGCACGACGCCAAGGACGTGGCCGCGGAAGACATGGCGCGCTTGCGGGACCTGTCACGGCATCCCAAGGTCGTCGCCATCGGCGAGACCGGCCTCGACTTCCACTACGACCACTCGCCCCGGCAGGTACAGCGCGACATGTTCGAGCGTTTCGCGGCCCTTGCCGTGGAGACCGGGCTGCCCATCGTGGTGCACAACCGGGAATCGGATCGCGAGGTAGCGGAGACGATTCGGGGCCGGGGCGGCGGGGCACTTCACGGGGTGATCCACTGCTTCACCAGCGACGCCGCGGCCGCGCGCACGTTCCTCGACCTCGGCTTCTATTTGTCGTTCTCGGGCATCGTCACCTTCAAGAACGCCGACGGGCTACGGGACGTCGCGCGTCAGGTCCCCACGGACCGGCTGCTCATCGAGACCGACGCGCCTTTCCTGGCGCCGGTTCCCCGGCGCGGGCGCAGGAACGAGCCCGCCTACGTCCGCTTTGTGGCCGAGACCCTGGCCCAGGTGCGGGGGGTCGGCGTGGACGAGATCGCGGACGCCGTTAGCCGCAACGCTCGGATGCTGTTCGCGCTGCCGGCCGACGAAACCGCTGAGGGCCATGCGGTTCATGCAGCCACGGAATGA
- a CDS encoding DUF4301 family protein: MAPPLTERDLEQLRARGISPEQAVDHLTTLAGGVPYVVLDRPCTPGDGITVLDGAELERLARRGEEAARAGRCLKFVPASGAASRMFQALLEARDRAGDAVTAVDDLRDAPGYPVLREFMAGLERFAFYPELNAALERQGKRLRPLRQAGRFREILDCLLEPGGMGYAALPKALVPFHRYADDCRTPVAEHLLEACRYVRDRTGMVRVHFTVSPEHARAVEDHVAAMCRRCEDRDTSIDVTLSVQRPDTDTLAATPDNQPFREPDGSLSLRPGGHGALLANLNDLAADLVFIQNIDNVAVYAGTAVRYRKALAGMLVELQARVFHYLDALHADPAASLVDEAARFARDALGVAGPDSLKGAPAAERAGFLRAALDRPLRVCGMVPSAGEPGGGPFWVRGADGACSLQIVESSQVDMEAPRQGDVFAASTHFNPVDMVCGVRRPSGACHDLMRFSDPQSAFISVKSSGGRPLKALEHPGLWNGGMARWNTVFVELPAASFAPVKTVLDLLRPRHQPVRTLTH, encoded by the coding sequence ATGGCTCCTCCTCTTACCGAACGCGACCTGGAACAGCTCCGGGCTCGTGGCATCTCACCCGAGCAGGCCGTCGACCATCTGACAACCCTGGCCGGGGGCGTGCCGTACGTGGTGCTGGACCGTCCCTGCACGCCGGGCGACGGCATCACGGTGCTGGACGGGGCGGAGTTGGAACGGCTGGCGCGGCGTGGCGAGGAGGCCGCGCGGGCCGGGCGTTGCCTGAAGTTCGTTCCCGCGTCGGGAGCGGCGAGCCGCATGTTTCAGGCGCTGCTGGAGGCCCGGGACCGGGCCGGCGATGCGGTGACGGCCGTGGATGACCTTCGCGATGCGCCGGGATACCCGGTGCTGCGGGAGTTCATGGCCGGGCTTGAGCGCTTCGCGTTCTACCCCGAGTTGAACGCTGCCCTGGAACGGCAAGGGAAGCGCCTTCGGCCGCTGCGCCAGGCCGGACGCTTTCGCGAGATACTGGACTGCCTCCTGGAGCCCGGCGGAATGGGTTACGCCGCGCTGCCCAAGGCTCTCGTCCCCTTTCACCGCTACGCGGACGACTGCCGCACCCCCGTGGCCGAGCACCTGCTGGAGGCATGCCGGTATGTCCGGGACCGGACCGGGATGGTGCGGGTTCACTTCACGGTCTCTCCCGAACACGCGCGCGCGGTGGAGGACCATGTCGCGGCCATGTGCCGCCGCTGCGAGGACCGGGATACCTCCATCGACGTGACGCTTTCGGTTCAGCGGCCCGACACCGACACGCTGGCCGCGACCCCCGACAACCAGCCGTTCCGCGAACCGGACGGGAGCCTGTCGCTCCGGCCCGGCGGCCACGGCGCGCTGCTGGCGAACCTCAACGATCTGGCGGCCGACCTGGTGTTCATCCAGAATATCGACAACGTCGCCGTCTATGCCGGGACTGCGGTCCGCTACCGCAAGGCGCTGGCGGGCATGCTGGTGGAACTGCAGGCCCGGGTGTTCCATTACCTCGACGCCCTCCACGCCGACCCCGCGGCGTCGCTGGTGGACGAGGCGGCGCGCTTCGCCCGCGACGCGCTGGGCGTGGCCGGCCCGGACAGCCTCAAGGGCGCGCCCGCGGCGGAACGCGCCGGCTTCCTGCGCGCGGCGCTGGACCGTCCGCTCCGGGTGTGCGGCATGGTGCCGTCGGCCGGCGAGCCCGGCGGCGGCCCGTTCTGGGTCCGGGGCGCCGACGGCGCGTGCTCGCTCCAGATCGTCGAGTCGTCCCAGGTGGACATGGAAGCGCCGCGCCAAGGGGACGTCTTCGCCGCGTCCACCCACTTCAACCCGGTGGACATGGTCTGCGGCGTGCGCCGCCCCTCGGGCGCGTGCCACGACCTCATGCGCTTCAGCGATCCGCAAAGCGCGTTCATCTCCGTCAAGTCCAGCGGCGGGCGCCCGCTCAAGGCACTGGAGCACCCCGGCCTCTGGAACGGCGGCATGGCGCGCTGGAACACGGTGTTCGTCGAGCTCCCCGCGGCCAGTTTCGCGCCGGTGAAGACCGTGCTCGACCTGCTGCGGCCGCGGCACCAGCCCGTCCGTACATTGACACATTGA
- a CDS encoding thiamine pyrophosphate-requiring protein — MAKTTLLNVTVADAYLALLADRGVDYFFANAGTDFAPIVEAMAKAQSLETRIPEPVTCPHENTAMHMAIGYYLVTGKPQAVMVHVNVGTANGMNGFLNAARGNIPVLFTAGRTPTNEEGLDGHRSLDIHWTQEMFDQASMVREAAKWDYELRNGKQTETIVDRALAVAKSEPTGPVYLSLPREVLAEQLNEFTYESPGRQHAAAPPYPNAAATDETAALLADAENPLIITNWAGRNPQVWEPLGALAERYAIPVVQYRNRYMSLPTDHPMNLGYDLNPLLGQADVILVVDVAVPWLPATDKVRDDAKVIHMGADPLHTYVPLRGHPCDIALACATDAGLTMLNEAMSAHEGRVKARVDRRRSALAEMWRKQRDGWAKRLDQVKDNKPIHPIWITDCINQIKGDDTIVVKESALASTHIDISRPGTLLNAGAASGLGHGLGVALGAKLAAPDRLVIGTHGDGSYMFGNPIASHYVAAEQKLPHLTVIFNNQRWQAVRRATVGLNPEGYAAKSDHQPITMLNAVDKYEKAVEVADGYGERVEEAADLMPALERGLKAVEVEKRQAVINVICSA; from the coding sequence ATGGCCAAGACAACCCTGTTGAACGTGACCGTGGCGGATGCCTATCTGGCGCTGCTGGCGGATCGGGGCGTGGATTATTTCTTTGCCAACGCGGGCACGGACTTCGCGCCCATCGTGGAGGCCATGGCCAAGGCACAGTCGCTGGAGACGCGGATTCCCGAGCCGGTCACGTGCCCACACGAGAACACGGCGATGCACATGGCCATCGGTTACTACCTCGTGACGGGGAAGCCCCAGGCCGTGATGGTGCACGTCAACGTCGGCACCGCCAACGGCATGAACGGGTTCCTGAACGCCGCCCGGGGCAACATCCCCGTGCTGTTCACGGCGGGCCGGACGCCCACCAACGAGGAGGGCCTCGACGGCCACCGGAGCCTGGACATCCACTGGACCCAGGAGATGTTCGACCAGGCCTCCATGGTGCGGGAGGCGGCCAAGTGGGACTACGAGCTGCGCAACGGCAAGCAGACCGAGACCATCGTCGACCGCGCCCTGGCCGTGGCCAAGAGCGAGCCCACGGGTCCGGTGTACCTGAGCCTGCCGCGGGAAGTGCTGGCGGAGCAACTGAACGAGTTCACCTACGAGTCGCCCGGACGCCAGCACGCGGCGGCGCCGCCCTATCCCAACGCGGCGGCCACGGACGAGACGGCGGCGCTCTTGGCCGACGCCGAGAACCCGCTGATCATCACCAACTGGGCGGGCCGCAACCCGCAGGTGTGGGAACCCCTGGGCGCCCTCGCCGAGCGCTACGCCATCCCGGTGGTGCAGTACCGCAACCGCTACATGTCGCTGCCCACCGACCACCCCATGAACCTGGGCTACGACCTGAACCCGCTGCTGGGCCAGGCGGACGTGATCCTGGTGGTGGACGTGGCGGTGCCGTGGCTGCCGGCCACGGACAAGGTGCGCGACGACGCCAAGGTGATCCACATGGGCGCGGACCCGCTGCACACCTACGTGCCGCTGCGCGGCCATCCCTGCGACATCGCCCTGGCGTGCGCCACCGACGCCGGCCTCACCATGCTGAACGAGGCCATGTCGGCGCACGAAGGCCGGGTCAAGGCCCGCGTCGACAGGCGCCGGAGCGCCCTGGCGGAAATGTGGCGCAAGCAGCGCGACGGCTGGGCCAAGCGCCTGGACCAGGTGAAGGACAACAAGCCCATCCACCCCATCTGGATCACCGACTGCATCAACCAGATCAAGGGTGACGACACCATCGTGGTGAAGGAATCGGCACTGGCGTCGACCCACATCGACATCAGCCGGCCGGGGACTCTGCTCAACGCCGGCGCCGCCTCGGGCCTGGGTCACGGCCTCGGCGTCGCGCTGGGCGCCAAGCTGGCGGCCCCGGACCGGCTGGTCATCGGCACCCACGGCGACGGCTCCTACATGTTCGGCAACCCCATCGCCAGCCATTACGTCGCGGCGGAGCAAAAGCTGCCGCACCTCACGGTCATCTTCAACAACCAGCGATGGCAGGCGGTGCGCCGCGCCACCGTGGGCCTCAACCCCGAGGGCTACGCGGCCAAGAGCGACCACCAGCCCATCACCATGCTCAACGCCGTGGACAAGTACGAGAAGGCGGTGGAAGTGGCCGACGGCTACGGCGAGCGTGTGGAGGAAGCCGCCGACCTCATGCCCGCCCTGGAGCGCGGCCTCAAGGCGGTGGAAGTGGAGAAGCGCCAGGCGGTGATCAACGTCATCTGCTCGGCGTAG
- a CDS encoding DMT family transporter produces the protein MATLTALAAAFFFGSAHILVRYGMRTGSTTTAITFNIITMGTVLLAVMGPLAEWSQASVPAVGWFMFAGAVAPLTTQFLFYAAISRVGVARASPLRNTSPLFAGVVAVAWLGEQWTLTLLGGTMLIILGATILGMRDAKALTAFRKRDLLLAIGASILGGIASPIRKFGYSMITSVPLAVSLTIMGSVSGLLVYLVAARGYRDLNFNRGAVMWFGLSGMVTSCGITSYMLALSRGDVVLVDPLIATTPLFSVAFTHLLLRDHERVTSKAVIGALMICAGGVVLTAF, from the coding sequence ATGGCAACATTGACCGCCCTGGCAGCCGCGTTCTTCTTCGGCTCCGCCCATATCCTGGTGCGCTACGGCATGCGCACGGGCTCCACCACCACCGCCATCACCTTCAACATCATCACCATGGGCACGGTGCTGCTGGCGGTCATGGGTCCCTTGGCCGAATGGTCGCAGGCGTCGGTGCCCGCGGTGGGCTGGTTCATGTTCGCCGGGGCGGTGGCGCCGCTCACCACCCAGTTCCTGTTCTACGCGGCCATCTCCCGGGTCGGCGTGGCCCGCGCCTCGCCGCTCAGGAACACCTCGCCGCTGTTCGCGGGCGTGGTGGCGGTGGCGTGGCTGGGCGAGCAATGGACCCTGACGCTGCTCGGCGGCACCATGCTGATCATCCTGGGTGCGACGATTCTGGGGATGCGCGACGCCAAGGCGCTCACGGCCTTCCGCAAGCGCGACCTCCTTCTCGCCATCGGCGCGTCGATCCTGGGAGGCATCGCCAGTCCCATTCGCAAGTTCGGCTATTCGATGATCACATCGGTGCCGCTGGCGGTCAGTCTGACGATCATGGGGAGTGTCAGCGGCCTGTTGGTCTACCTGGTAGCCGCGCGGGGCTACCGCGACCTGAACTTCAACCGCGGGGCGGTGATGTGGTTCGGCCTTTCGGGCATGGTGACGAGCTGCGGCATCACGTCCTACATGCTGGCCCTGAGCCGCGGCGACGTCGTGCTGGTGGACCCCCTGATCGCCACCACGCCGCTGTTCTCGGTGGCCTTCACCCACCTGCTGCTGAGGGACCACGAACGGGTCACCTCCAAGGCGGTCATCGGCGCGCTGATGATCTGCGCGGGCGGCGTGGTGCTGACGGCGTTCTGA
- a CDS encoding SET domain-containing protein-lysine N-methyltransferase, protein MAKASKRVLPKVFVGTSAIHGDGLFAGERIRKGRRIIEYKGDKVPAGEGATRSRGDEELTYIFNLSDKYDVDGSLNGNEARFANHSCDGNAYADIINNRIWFIAERDIEEGEEITFDYRLQGDEVYPCVCGTGECRGYTNDADDEVVKTAVGDACQEPAPQKTG, encoded by the coding sequence GTGGCGAAGGCATCGAAGCGCGTGCTTCCGAAGGTGTTCGTAGGGACGTCCGCGATTCATGGGGACGGGCTCTTCGCGGGCGAGCGGATCCGGAAGGGCCGGCGCATCATCGAGTACAAGGGCGATAAGGTTCCCGCCGGAGAGGGCGCCACCCGGTCCAGGGGCGATGAGGAACTCACCTACATCTTCAATCTCAGCGACAAGTACGACGTGGACGGTTCGTTGAACGGCAACGAAGCGCGCTTCGCCAACCATTCCTGCGACGGCAACGCCTACGCCGACATCATCAACAACCGCATCTGGTTCATCGCGGAACGGGACATCGAGGAAGGCGAGGAGATCACCTTCGACTACCGGCTCCAGGGCGATGAGGTGTATCCGTGCGTGTGCGGCACCGGAGAGTGCCGCGGTTACACGAACGACGCCGACGACGAGGTGGTGAAGACGGCCGTGGGCGATGCGTGCCAAGAGCCTGCGCCGCAGAAGACTGGTTGA